A window of the Pelagicoccus enzymogenes genome harbors these coding sequences:
- a CDS encoding sugar transferase translates to MQTNPQLEDEKIVDYWSKAGTPVGKARLNFRVKSKRFAWAMVLGFSLGLKRVIDIVASACALIALSPVYALTAFLIKLEDRGPIFFKQERVGYRGTRFYMWKFRSMCVNADQIKDQLLAQNEHGSDTVTFKMKHDPRITRVGRFIRKYSVDELPQFWNVFVGEMSIVGPRPCVPREVVMYTVEDRARLLAKPGLTCFWQVAGRADIDFAGQVRLDVEYIRSESVWLDIKLLFKTVPAVLLGKGAY, encoded by the coding sequence ATGCAGACCAACCCACAACTTGAAGACGAGAAAATCGTCGACTACTGGTCGAAAGCGGGGACTCCAGTCGGAAAGGCGCGCCTCAACTTTCGCGTAAAATCCAAACGCTTCGCATGGGCCATGGTGCTCGGCTTCTCCCTTGGCCTCAAACGCGTCATCGACATCGTTGCCTCCGCCTGCGCCCTGATCGCCCTTTCGCCCGTCTACGCCCTCACCGCTTTCCTCATCAAGCTCGAGGATCGCGGCCCCATCTTCTTCAAGCAAGAGCGCGTCGGCTACCGCGGCACCCGCTTCTACATGTGGAAGTTCCGCTCCATGTGCGTCAACGCCGACCAGATCAAGGACCAGCTGCTCGCCCAAAACGAGCACGGCAGCGACACCGTCACCTTCAAGATGAAGCACGACCCGCGCATCACTCGCGTCGGCCGCTTCATCCGCAAATACTCCGTCGACGAGCTTCCCCAATTCTGGAACGTCTTCGTAGGGGAGATGTCCATCGTCGGCCCCCGTCCCTGCGTGCCGCGCGAAGTGGTCATGTACACCGTAGAAGACCGAGCCCGCCTCCTCGCCAAGCCCGGCCTCACCTGTTTCTGGCAAGTCGCCGGCCGCGCCGACATCGACTTCGCCGGCCAAGTCCGCCTCGACGTCGAATACATCCGCTCCGAGAGCGTCTGGTTGGACATCAAACTCCTCTTCAAAACCGTTCCCGCCGTCCTCCTGGGCAAGGGAGCGTACTAA